The Miscanthus floridulus cultivar M001 chromosome 17, ASM1932011v1, whole genome shotgun sequence genome has a window encoding:
- the LOC136516764 gene encoding glutamate-1-semialdehyde 2,1-aminomutase, chloroplastic-like, with product MAGAAAAAAAVASGISARPTAPRRASTGRRARLSVVRAAISLEKGEKAYTVQKSEEIFNAAKELMPGGVNSPVRAFKSVGGQPVVFDSVKGSRMWDVDGNEYIDYVGSWGPAIIGHADDKVNAALIETLNKGTSFGAPCLLENVLAEMVISAVPSIEMVRFVNSGTEACMGALRLVRAFTGREKIVKFEGCYHGHADSFLVKAGSGVATLGLPDSPGVPKGATYETLTAPYNDAEAVKKLFEENKGEIAAVFLEPVVGNAGFIPSQPGFLSALRDLTKQDGALLVFDEVMTGFRLAYGGAQEYFGITPDVTTLGKIIGGGLPVGAYGGRRDIMEMVAPAGPMYQAGTLSGNPLAMTAGIHTLKRLTETGTYEYLDKITGELIRGILDVGAKTGHEMCGGHIRGMFGFFFTGGPVHNFGDAKKSDTEKFGRFYRGMLEEGVYLAPSQFEAGFTSLAHTSQDIEKTIEAAEKVLKRI from the exons ATGgccggagcagcagcagccgccgccgccgtggcgtcCGGGATCTCGGCCCGGCCGACCGCGCCGAGGAGGGCCTCGACGGGGCGCCGCGCTCGGCTGTCGGTGGTGCGGGCCGCGATATCCCTCGAGAAGGGCGAGAAGGCGTACACGGTGCAGAAGTCCGAGGAGATCTTCAACGCCGCCAAG GAGTTGATGCCTGGAGGTGTTAATTCACCAGTCCGTGCTTTCAAATCTGTTGGTGGGCAGCCTGTAGTGTTCGACTCTGTAAAGGGTTCTCGTATGTGGGATGTTGATGGGAACGAGTACATCGATTATGTTGGTTCCTGGGGTCCTGCAATCATCGGTCATGCAGATGATAAG GTGAATGCTGCATTGATTGAAACTCTGAACAAAGGAACTAGCTTTGGTGCTCCATGTTTGCTGGAGAATGTATTGGCTGAGATGGTCATCTCTGCTGTACCAAGTATCGAAATGGTCCGCTTTGTCAATTCAGGGACAGAAGCCTGCATGGGAGCACTCCGCCTTGTGCGTGCATTCACTGGGCGGGAGAAGATTGTCAAGTTCGAAGGCTGCTACCATGGCCATGCTGATTCCTTCCTTGTCAAAGCTGGCAGTGGTGTTGCCACCCTTGGCCTCCCAGACTCTCCTGGTGTCCCCAAGGGAGCCACCTATGAGACTCTAACAGCACCCTACAATGATGCTGAGGCAGTGAAGAAATTGTTCGAGGAGAACAAAGGGGAGATTGCTGCTGTCTTCCTCGAGCCAGTTGTTGGCAATGCTGGTTTTATTCCCTCACAGCCTGGTTTCCTCAGTGCCCTCCGCGACTTGACCAAACAGGATGGTGCACTCCTGGTCTTTGATGAAGTGATGACCGGTTTCCGCCTGGCGTACGGTGGAGCTCAAGAGTACTTCGGGATCACCCCTGACGTGACAACTTTGGGTAAGATTATTGGGGGTGGCCTCCCTGTTGGTGCCTATGGTGGGAGAAGGGATATCATGGAGATGGTTGCCCCAGCAGGACCAATGTACCAGGCAGGAACTCTCAGTGGAAACCCTCTAGCCATGACTGCTGGAATCCACACGCTCAAGCGTCTGACAGAGACCGGCACCTATGAGTACTTGGACAAGATCACTGGCGAGCTCATTCGTGGGATATTGGATGTGGGTGCGAAAACGGGGCACGAGATGTGCGGCGGGCACATCAGAGGAATGTTTGGCTTTTTCTTCACTGGTGGACCCGTCCACAACTTCGGTGACGCCAAGAAGAGCGACACTGAGAAGTTTGGAAGGTTCTACCGTGGCATGCTGGAAGAGGGTGTGTACCTGGCTCCCTCGCAGTTTGAGGCGGGTTTCACCAGCTTGGCGCACACCTCCCAGGACA
- the LOC136518488 gene encoding putative disease resistance protein RGA3, protein MPIGEVVLSAFIQALFEKVLAATIGELRFPRDVTEELHNLSSILSTIQFHVEDAEERQLKDTAARSWLAKLKGVADEMDDLIDEYAAETLRSKLEGPFNHDHLKKVRSCLCCFWLNNCLFNHKIVQQIRNIEGKLDRLIKERQIIGPNMNSGTNRPEIKERPKTSSLIDDSSVFGREEDKETIVKMLLAPNNLGHANLSIIPIVGMGGLGKTTLTQLIYNDERVKEHFQLRVWLCVSENFDEMKLTKETIESVASGFSSATTNMNLLQEDLSKKLQGKRFLLVLDDVWNEDPEKWDRYRCALVSGGKGSKIIITTRNKNVGILMGGMTPYHLKQLSNNDCWQLFKKHAFVDGDSSSHPELEMIGKDIVKKLKGLPLAAKAVGSLLCTRDAEEDWKNILKSEIWELPSDKNNILPALRLSYTHLPATLKRCFAFCSVFPKDYVFEKRRLVQIWMALGFIQPQGRRKMEEIGSGYFDELQSRSFFQYHKSGYVMHDAMHDLAQSVSIDEFLRLDEGLRLHDPPHSSSPERSARHLSFSCDNRGRTQFEAFFGFKRARTLLLLNGYKSITSSIPSDLFLKLKYLHVLDLNRRDITELPDSIGNLKLLRYLNLSGTGIAMLPSSIGRLFSLQTLKLQNCLALDYLPKTITNLVNLRWLEARTELITGIAGIGNLTCLQQLEEFVVRKDKGYKISELKAMKGITGHICIKNLESVASVEEANEALLMKKTNINNLHLIWSERRRLTSKTADKDIKILEHLQPHHELSELTVKAFAGLYFPNWLSKLTQLQTIHLSDCTNCSVLPALGVLPLLKFLDIGGLHAIVHINQEFSGTSEVKGFPSLKELVFEDMSNLKGWASVQDGQLLPLLTELTVIDCPLLEEFPSFPSSVVKLKISETGFTILPEIHTPSSQVSSSLVCLQIHQCPNLTSLEQGLLCQKLSTLQQLTITGCPELTHLPVEGFRALTALKSIHIYDCPKLEPSQQHSLLPFMLEDLRISSCSNLINPLLREIDEISSMINLAITDCASLHQFPVKLPATLKKLEIFHCSNLRCLPPGIEAASYLAAMTILNCPLIPSLPEQGLPQSLKELYIKECPLLTKSCKENDGEDWPKIAHVPTIEIEDDSTMTDWSIRRRLF, encoded by the coding sequence ATGCCGATTGGAGAGGTTGTACTGTCTGCCTTCATTCAGGCACTCTTTGAGAAAGTGCTTGCTGCTACTATCGGAGAGCTGAGATTCCCTCGAGATGTCACTGAAGAACTGCATAACTTATCGAGCATCCTGTCAACAATTCAATTTCATGTTGAAGATGCGGAGGAGCGGCAATTGAAGGATACGGCTGCACGCAGCTGGCTTGCCAAGCTCAAGGGTGTCGCAGATGAGATGGATGACTTGATTGATGAGTATGCAGCTGAGACTCTGCGATCCAAACTAGAAGGTCCATTCAACCATGACCATCTGAAGAAGGTTAGGAGCTGTCTCTGCTGTTTTTGGTTGAACAATTGTTTATTTAACCATAAGATAGTGCAGCAAATAAGGAATATTGAGGGGAAACTCGATAGGCTTATCAAAGAAAGACAGATTATTGGTCCAAACATGAACAGTGGGACCAACAGGCCGGAGATAAAGGAGAGGCCCAAAACAAGTTCACTGATCGATGACTCAAGTGTGTTTGGAAGAGAAGAAGATAAAGAAACCATTGTGAAGATGTTGCTGGCCCCCAATAACTTGGGCCATGCCAACCTTTCTATTATTCCCATAGTGGGCATGGGGGGACTAGGAAAGACGACTCTAACACAGCTCATCTACAATGATGAAAGAGTAAAGGAGCATTTCCAGTTAAGGGTGTGGCTGTGTGTTTCTGAAAATTTTGATGAGATGAAGCTTACCAAGGAAACAATTGAATCAGTTGCTAGTGGGTTCTCATCAGCCACAACAAACATGAACCTGCTTCAAGAAGACCTCTCAAAAAAACTGCAAGGTAAAAGATTTCTTCTAGTCCTTGATGATGTATGGAATGAGGATCCTGAAAAATGGGACAGATATCGCTGTGCTCTAGTTAGCGGGGGAAAGGGAAGCAAGATTATAATTACCACACGAAACAAAAATGTGGGGATACTAATGGGCGGGATGACTCCTTACCACCTAAAGCAGCTATCAAACAACGATTGCTGGCAGTTGTTCAAGAAACATGCATTTGTAGATGGTGACTCCAGTTCACACCCAGAATTGGAAATGATAGGCAAGGACATCGTGAAGAAGTTGAAAGGCCTGCCACTAGCTGCAAAAGCAGTAGGCAGTTTACTATGTACCAGGGATGCAGAGGAAGATTGGAAGAACATATTAAAGAGTGAAATATGGGAATTACCATCAGACAAGAACAACATATTGCCAGCTCTAAGATTAAGTTACACCCATTTGCCAGCCACACTGAAGCGATGTTTTGCATTTTGTTCAGTGTTTCCCAAAGATTACGTCTTTGAGAAAAGAAGGTTGGTTCAAATCTGGATGGCCCTTGGGTTCATTCAGCCTCAAGGAAGGAGGAAGATGGAAGAAATTGGGAGTGGCTATTTTGATGAATTACAAAGCAGATCCTTCTTCCAATATCACAAAAGTGGATATGTAATGCATGATGCCATGCATGACCTAGCACAGTCTGTCTCAATTGATGAGTTCCTAAGATTGGATGAAGGCCTAAGACTGCATGATCCCCCGCACAGCAGCAGCCCTGAAAGAAGTGCTAGGCATCTATCATTCTCTTGTGACAACAGAGGCAGGACCCAATTTGAAGCTTTCTTTGGATTTAAGAGAGCTCGCACACTTTTACTACTAAATGGATACAAATCGATAACAAGCTCTATACCCAGTGATCTGTTCCTCAAGTTGAAGTACCTTCATGTGCTTGATCTGAACCGACGAGATATTACTGAGCTGCCTGATTCTATTGGTAACTTAAAATTGCTTCGATATTTGAATCTTTCAGGCACTGGAATAGCAATGTTGCCTTCATCAATTGGTAGGCTCTTCAGCCTGCAAACACTGAAGCTGCAAAACTGCCTTGCATTAGATTACCTCCCAAAGACCATAACCAATCTCGTAAATCTTCGATGGCTAGAAGCAAGAACGGAGTTGATCACTGGCATAGCTGGAATAGGGAACTTGACTTGCCTTCAACAGCTGGAGGAATTTGTTGTCCGTAAGGACAAAGGATACAAGATCAGTGAATTGAAGGCCATGAAGGGAATCACAGGACATATCTGCATTAAGAATCTTGAGAGTGTGGCTAGTGTGGAAGAGGCTAATGAAGCTTTGCTAATGAAGAAGACAAACATCAACAATTTACACCTTATATGGTCTGAAAGGAGGCGCTTGACTTCAAAAACTGCAGATAAAGACATAAAGATACTTGAACACCTTCAACCACATCATGAACTCAGTGAGCTGACAGTCAAGGCCTTTGCAGGCTTATACTTTCCAAATTGGTTAAGTAAACTAACTCAATTGCAAACCATCCACCTGTCTGACTGTACAAACTGTTCAGTTCTACCAGCGCTTGGAGTACTTCCCCTACTCAAGTTTTTAGATATTGGGGGTCTCCATGCCATTGTTCACATCAACCAAGAGTTTTCAGGAACCAGTGAAGTCAAGGGGTTTCCATCACTGAAGGAACTCGTATTTGAAGACATGTCTAACCTAAAAGGTTGGGCTTCTGTACAAGATGGTCAGTTGCTTCCATTGCTCACAGAACTTACAGTGATTGACTGCCCACTACTAGAagaattcccatctttcccatcATCAGTAGTGAAGCTCAAAATTTCAGAAACAGGGTTCACTATTCTTCCAGAAATACATACTCCAAGCTCTCAAGTTTCATCATCATTGGTATGCCTACAGATTCACCAGTGCCCAAATCTTACATCATTAGAGCAAGGATTGCTTTGCCAGAAATTATCAACACTCCAGCAATTAACCATCACAGGCTGCCCAGAATTAACTCACCTGCCAGTTGAAGGATTCAGAGCACTGACTGCTCTTAAGAGTATTCATATCTATGATTGTCCGAAGCTGGAACCATCCCAACAGCATAGTTTGCTGCCCTTCATGCTTGAAGATCTACGCATCAGCTCGTGCTCCAACCTAATCAATCCTCTTCTTCGAGAGATTGATGAGATATCCTCAATGATAAATCTTGCCATAACTGATTGTGCCAGCCTTCACCAATTTCCAGTAAAGCTTCCTGCCACTCTGAAAAAGTTGGAGATCTTCCATTGTAGCAACCTAAGATGCTTGCCTCCTGGTATAGAAGCAGCATCTTACTTGGCAGCTATGACCATTTTGAACTGTCCTCTTATACCAAGCTTGCCAGAACAGGGCCTCCCACAATCACTGAAAGAATTGTACATCAAAGAATGCCCACTGCTAACAAAGAGCTGCAAAGAAAATGATGGTGAAGATTGGCCTAAAATTGCTCATGTACCAACCATAGAGATTGAAGATGATAGTACCATGACCGACTGGAGCataagaagaagattattctaa